The following coding sequences lie in one Flagellimonas eckloniae genomic window:
- a CDS encoding NADH:ubiquinone reductase (Na(+)-transporting) subunit B codes for MGMKEKLHQIKEKYKGKKMAPAFNAIHTFLYMPNETTHSGSHVRAADDLKRTMNTVIMALVPCLLFGIFNAGYQHYSAINGFPSEFSLMEHFITWDNFWLGAITVLPIVVVSYGVGLAIEFLFAVIKGHEVEEGYLVTGMLVPLIVPVDTPLWMLAVAVAFGVVIGKEVFGGTGMNILNPALTIRAFLFFAYPTWMSGDKVWVHGAKDGLTQAGSTDAISGETVLGYLAQGNTEFTYSLSDMFYGFIPGSVGETSTLLILLGGLFLIFSKIASWRIMLSAVIGSLAMGLIFNGIVAAEWIPEYSKFYGLMSFEYWQHLLVGGLAFGIVFMATDPVTGSQTNRGKWIYGFLIGFMSVMIRVFNPGYPEGVFLAILLMNVFAPTIDHYVVRGNIKRRMKRLKTATIHPKVTDGVEALKTETV; via the coding sequence ATGGGTATGAAAGAAAAATTACATCAGATAAAAGAAAAATACAAGGGCAAAAAAATGGCTCCTGCATTTAATGCAATCCATACATTTTTGTATATGCCCAATGAAACTACCCACTCTGGTAGTCATGTTCGTGCTGCTGACGATTTAAAGCGTACCATGAACACGGTTATCATGGCTTTGGTTCCTTGTCTTTTATTCGGAATCTTTAACGCAGGGTACCAACATTACTCTGCAATCAATGGTTTTCCTTCGGAATTTTCATTGATGGAGCATTTTATTACATGGGATAACTTTTGGTTGGGAGCAATTACCGTATTGCCAATTGTTGTTGTATCCTATGGAGTAGGATTGGCTATCGAATTCTTGTTTGCAGTAATAAAAGGACATGAAGTGGAAGAAGGATACCTGGTAACAGGAATGTTGGTTCCTCTTATTGTTCCTGTGGACACACCACTATGGATGTTGGCTGTTGCCGTCGCCTTTGGTGTTGTCATTGGGAAGGAAGTTTTTGGAGGAACAGGGATGAACATCTTGAATCCCGCTTTGACTATACGTGCGTTCTTGTTTTTCGCTTATCCTACCTGGATGAGTGGCGATAAAGTTTGGGTGCACGGCGCTAAAGATGGTTTAACACAAGCAGGTTCTACCGATGCTATTTCTGGAGAAACAGTTTTAGGGTATTTGGCACAGGGGAATACTGAGTTTACCTATTCGCTTTCTGATATGTTCTATGGGTTTATACCCGGTTCAGTAGGGGAAACATCGACCTTGTTAATTTTACTGGGTGGATTGTTTTTGATTTTTTCAAAAATAGCCTCATGGCGAATCATGTTGAGTGCTGTAATTGGATCTCTTGCAATGGGCTTGATTTTTAATGGCATTGTTGCTGCAGAATGGATTCCCGAGTATAGCAAGTTCTATGGACTAATGAGTTTTGAATACTGGCAACATTTGTTGGTGGGAGGTCTTGCTTTTGGTATTGTCTTTATGGCTACTGACCCTGTTACAGGATCGCAGACCAACAGGGGCAAATGGATATATGGATTCTTGATTGGATTTATGTCCGTTATGATTCGTGTATTCAACCCAGGTTATCCAGAAGGTGTTTTCTTGGCAATCTTGTTGATGAATGTTTTTGCACCTACCATTGACCATTATGTGGTAAGAGGTAATATCAAAAGAAGAATGAAACGATTAAAAACGGCTACCATACATCCTAAGGTTACTGATGGTGTTGAAGCGT